CAACACGTCCTGCGCAACCGGATCATGAATCTCAAGCAGAGTTTCCCGAGCCACGCTTAATAGTTGATCGTTGTCGTGTGCCTGCAAAAACACAAGAACCTTCGACAGCGATTGCGACGCCCTCGCGATAGCCCTTGCTTCTTCTTTTGCAGCGATCGCCTGTTCGGCGGCGGCTTCCGATTTGTCTGCGGCTTCGTCCGAGTCTGAATCTTCTTCGTCGGCGTCTTCGTTGGCAGAAGTGGGTGGCTCTGAAAAGCGGCGCAGCTGACTGATGGCGTAGTCGGTTAACAGTCGTGAATGTCGGTGGTCACTGGATTCCAGCACCTTTTTGACAATGACTTCCCGCAGCACGTGATCATCCTTGCCATCTCTCCAAATCTTGTTCAGGGTGGCAACGCTGTTGGGGGAAACTGACTTCACCAGCGATTCGACGGCGGCTTCAGAAACCTGTTTGTCTTCGTGTTGGACGAGCTCAATCAAAGTTTCGGCCACCGATGGAAACGGAACGCGGAACAGGTTCTTCGCAACTAGAACCTGATAGTCCGTTGTTCGATTCTTTGCCTGACGCACGACTTCCTGAAGCTGCGGTTCGGTGAGTCGATCCAGATTTGCTTCGATCGCGACAAGCTGCACTCCCGGTTCTTCGTGCGCCAGATCTCGTAAGGCATCCTCCAGCGGAACATGGTTGTAGGCGAGTCGAAGACTATCTGCGATGGCTCGGTCACGATCTGTTTTGAAGACGGGACTCTGCCGCGCGTAGTAGCCTGACTGTGACGTCTGAGTGGCCATGCCAACCACGTGGAAGCTTTCGAATTGCACAGGCGCCTGCAACGTCTTCGAAAACACGCCGCGCTGACCGTTTTGCCCTGCCTGTACCGACGCCAGCCAGCCCGCAATCGACGAGCGCATGCTGTACAGATTTGGGGGCGGATCCTTTGGATGCACAGAAAGCAGCACTCGTTCGTTGCCACTACGTTTTAATGCCTGCAGCTGTTCAGAAATCAGCCAGACCCCAAGATGGTCAACCGTTCTGTGAAATTCGACAATTGCCAGGCAATCGTCCGGCCCGACGTGCGATGTGGAAATTTTTGTCGTCCGTCGCGCTTCGGCGTTCAGATCGGCCTCAAAGACCGTTCCGTCGTAATTCCACGTCAGAACCATATTCGGTTCTTTGGAAGACGCGAAACGCACGTTGAACGCCAAACTGCCCACGCGGCTTTCTCCCGGCGGGATTTCCGTGTTCCTGACAATCAATGGTTCAGGGACGGCCGGATTGAAGTCGCACGGCGTTTGATTTAGCGACGCAGCGAAGTCTGCCGCATCCAAGGTGCAGGTGGTGGCCGTGTTGTTGGTGATGGAAACCTGAACCACGAGTTGGCCGTGAATCACATCCAGCGACGACAGGTTTTCAATCTTGACATGAAGAACTTCCAGCTTCAGCCCGTTTGCAGATTCTTCGTCAGAATTCGTTTCTGCGGCTTTGTCTGGAACCGCCTGTTGACCGGGCTTTGTTTTCGCAGCTGCGGCTGTTTCATCGGATGCGAATCCAGGCGATTGCAGGCTACACAGCAATCCGGCCAGAAGCAGCCATGCGATCGTCAGTCGATTGTTGCATTGCGAAACGAATGAGCGCATTTGGATAACTCCGTGGCTGAATGTCGTGCCTAAAGTGTACCCATTTGACAAAGCCGTGACCATCGGGGAAATTCCCAAACAGCTGCAGACTTAGCAGTGCGACCTCCTTCAATCAGAACGATTCGATGATGATCAACGCCGACAACTCCAGGCTTTTGTATAGTGTTCTGCTTAGTTGCATCGCTCTGCTGCCATGCCAGCAGGTACGCGCGGCGAACGATGAGCCCAACGTTGTCATCATTCTGGTCGATGATATGGGCTACGGAGATCCCGGCTGCTACAACGCCGAATCCAAAATTCCGACCCCACATATCGACTCAATCGCGCGCGACGGCATCAAATTCACCGACGCTCATGCGCCTGGTCCGCTATGCCATCTGTCTCGTTACGGGCTGCTGACGGGCCGCTATCCCTTCCGAGCGAAAGTGGGGGCGTGGCGAGACGGGCCGACGATTACCGATCAGCAGGTGACGCTGCCCGCGTTTCTGAAAGCCGCCGGCTACGACACGGCCATGGTGGGCAAGTGGCATCTGGGCTTTGCAGAAAACGGGTACGACAAAGCCATGCTCGGCGGCCCGGTTCATCGCGGCTTCGATTCGTTTTTTGGCATTCCCGCGTCGACCGATATTCCGCCGTACTTCTACATTCGTGGCGACAGGGCCGTCGCGGCACCGTCAAATCGTATCGAAGCGAACAACAGTGACGGTTGGTCGCCAATTCAAGGGGCGTTCTGGCGGGCCGGCGGGATTGCTCCCGACCTGACGCTAAAGGGTGTGTTGCCGCGTTTTACGAATGAAGCCGTCGATGTGATTGCGGCTCATGGGAAAAAGGACAAGGCTGATCGGGCACCATTGATGTTGTACCTTGCCTACCCGGCACCACACACGCCGTGGCTTCCGTCGCCGGAATTCGTTGGCAAGAGTGGAGCTGATATGTACGGCGATTTTATGATGATGGTTGACCACAACATCGGTCAGGTTTTGCACGCGATTGATGAGTCTGGCTTAAGCGACGACACGCTATTGGTTTTCACGTCTGACAATGGCCCGACATGGTACGACAAAGACGTGAAACGGTTCGGGCACGATAGTTCGGGCGGATTGCGAGGCATGAAGGCGGATGCGTGGGAAGCTGGCCACCGAATGCCATTTGTGGTCCGCTGGCCGGGGCGAGTGCAAGCGGGGTCGACGTCGGATCGGCTGATTTCTTTTGTCGACATTTATGCGACGCTGGCGGCGATCCTGAAACAGCCACTGCCCGCCACCGCCGCACCGGATAGTTTCGATTTCCACGATGCACTGCTGCAGAAGCCGTCTGCCGACACCGTCGCTCGTCGCGTGCTGCCTTTACAATCGGGGACTGGAATGATGACCATTCGGTCTGGCGACTGGAAGCTCATTCAGGGATTAGGGTCCGGTGGATTTTCTCAGCCCCGCAAAATCCAGCCGCAACCTGGCGGACCGATCGGGCAACTGTTCAACCTGAAGACTGACCTCGCAGAAAAACAGAATGTCTACGCCGAATCGCCAGCTGTGGTGGCTGAGTTGTCAGCTGTCCTGGAACAGGTGAAAACAGCAATTGGCCACCGACTCATGAAATGAGTGGCAGGCACGACGATTGAAATCGCAAACTCAGCGAAATCGATCCGCAGTGTCCGGTTCGCCGTCGCCGCCATTTCCCATCATCGGGAGCACCGCCGGCGCTTCAGCTCTCAACCCGTCACCCGCCTCCCACGCCAACCAGCCGCTTGGCCGCCCCCGCACATGGCGACCATCGGGAGCACCGCCGGCGCTTCAGCTTCCACACCGTCACCCGCCTTCCACGCCAATCGGCTGCGGGGCCGCCCCCGCCCCCGCACACGGCGACCATCGGGAGCACCGCCGGCGCTTCAGCTTCCACACCGTCACCCGCTTCCCACGCCAATCGGCTGCGGGGCCGTCCCCGCCCACGGCTGCTGTTGACGCGAAATTGTATTGCGGGCACAATCGGCGGATTGTGTTCAGCATGACGCTGAAACGGATCGGCGAACTGGTTTAACAGACGAGGTTCGCCATTGATTTCGACCTTCCGGCAGGATGCACGGAATGAACTCGATCCCCGTAAGTCTGCAGCGTGTGCTGCTGGGTTCTCGTTTTCTGAATTGTGCCGATATCGCAGCGCGGTCTGTGACGGCCGATAGTCGGACGGTACTTCCCGGCGACGTGTTCGTTGCCGTTGCGGGGTGTCGTACGGACGGGCATCAGCACATTGCCAGCGCCGTGGCGAACGGCGCGGCTGCGATTGTTGTGCAGCGGCCGGTCGAAGGGATTCGCGTTCCACAGTGCATTGTTCCGTGTACCGCCGCGGCGTTTGCCAGACTGTGTGCGGCGTTGACGTTCGGCGACCGCTGTCCGATGGTCTCAGCGGGCATCACGGGGACGAATGGCAAGACGACCACGTCGTGGATGTTGCGATCCATTTTGCAGGAGGCGAAATTTCAGACCGGCCTGATCGGCACGATTGAAAATAGCGATGGTGTTGAGCAGCAACCAGCCAACATGACCACGCCGCCCGCTGACAGGCTGGTTCAGCAAGTGGGCAACATGCTGGCAAAGCGAACATCGCATTGTGTGATTGAAATCAGCAGTCACGCGTTGACTCAAAAACGTTGTGCCGGGATCCCGCTGTCGGCGGCCGCGATCACCAATATTAGTCAGGATCACTTTGATTATCACGGCGATCTTCAGAACTACCGAACCGCGAAATCTGAGATTGCAAAATTGTTGCATCCGGACGCACCGCTGCTGCTGAATATTACTGACGCTGGCTGCCGATCGGTGCTGGACGCGGTGTCGGAGTTCGCTCCGGTGATTACGTTCGGCCTGGATTGTGCGGAGGCCGAGTTAGGTGCGACGTTGTTGAGTCAAACGCATCGCAGCCAGCGAATTTGTTTGCATCTGGCTCAAGGAAATGCCGAAGTCCGCCTGCGAATGATCGGCCGCCACAATGTGGAAAACGCGGTGGCGGCGGCAGGGTTGGCGGAACAGCTTGGTATTCCGCTGCGAGACATCGCGGCCGGTTTGGAGGCCGTGCGAACGGTTCCGGGACGTCTGGAAAGAATCGACGAAGGTCAGCCGTTCCAGGTGCTGGTCGATTATGCTCACACCCACGACGCCCTGTCGCGTTCGATTGCCACAATCCGGGATTTCACGCCGGGCCGAATTATCTGCGTGTTTGGTGCGGGTGGCGATCGAGATGCCTCGAAGCGTCTAATGATGGGGCAGGCGGCCGCCGCGTCAGAAGTATGCGTTGTCACGTCTGACAATCCTCGATCCGAAGATCCACTGCAGATTATTCACGATTTAATGGGTGGGTTGTTACCAGGTACTCAGGCTGTGGCCGAACCCGACCGCGCCGCCGCGATCCGGCAGGCCTTCGAACTGGCGGAACCAGGTGACGTTGTTCTACTGGCTGGCAAAGGGCATGAAACGGTTCAGGAGATCCAGGAACGTCGGCAGCCGTTTGACGACCGCTTTGTCGCCCGGCAGCTGCTGCACGAACTGTACGCTCCGTTGCCCGAAGAGTCTTTGCATCCGACGTACAGCCTGATTCGTTCTGCCTAAGTCCCGGATTCACGCTTTTGCAACAGGTTAAACAGTGACGGCAATTCCGTCGCAGCCAAACAAATGTCCACACAATTGATGAAGATGTTCTTACCCAGACAGTCTGTTCAGGTCGAAATGAAAGCTGTGACCCGGACCCTCCCATCGGCAGGATTTGCCGGTGTGGCATCTTCAGGTGGTGTTCTCCCACACCGCCGTGGACGACAAGGCTGAGCTTGTTATGCATCCGTTGACCGTTAAGCAAATCTGTGAACTGACCGATGGTGTCATCGTTGGGCAGGTGGCCCCGGGCGCGATCATCGAGGGTTGCGTGATCGACAGTCGCGACGTCCAACCCGGCGACGCATTCTTTGCGATTCAGGGAACGCAGCAACACGGCGTGTCGTTTGCCACGACCGCACTTAGCGCCGGAGCCAACGTTGTCATCGTCGATGAGGCCGTGTCCGCAGACTGCCTGACACCTCATATTGCCGTTGATGACATCGAAATTGCGCTCGCTCAGGTGGCACACGCCAACCGGCGGCGCAGTGAGGCACTTGTTGTCGGTATCACCGGCAGCGTTGGGAAGACGACGGCACGTAGTCTGATTTCCTGTGTGTTGCAGACCGTACATACGGGCATCGAAAG
This DNA window, taken from Fuerstiella marisgermanici, encodes the following:
- a CDS encoding HEAT repeat domain-containing protein, whose product is MRSFVSQCNNRLTIAWLLLAGLLCSLQSPGFASDETAAAAKTKPGQQAVPDKAAETNSDEESANGLKLEVLHVKIENLSSLDVIHGQLVVQVSITNNTATTCTLDAADFAASLNQTPCDFNPAVPEPLIVRNTEIPPGESRVGSLAFNVRFASSKEPNMVLTWNYDGTVFEADLNAEARRTTKISTSHVGPDDCLAIVEFHRTVDHLGVWLISEQLQALKRSGNERVLLSVHPKDPPPNLYSMRSSIAGWLASVQAGQNGQRGVFSKTLQAPVQFESFHVVGMATQTSQSGYYARQSPVFKTDRDRAIADSLRLAYNHVPLEDALRDLAHEEPGVQLVAIEANLDRLTEPQLQEVVRQAKNRTTDYQVLVAKNLFRVPFPSVAETLIELVQHEDKQVSEAAVESLVKSVSPNSVATLNKIWRDGKDDHVLREVIVKKVLESSDHRHSRLLTDYAISQLRRFSEPPTSANEDADEEDSDSDEAADKSEAAAEQAIAAKEEARAIARASQSLSKVLVFLQAHDNDQLLSVARETLLEIHDPVAQDVLMSYLLRSPDGADEALATAYIEQRLPPEAASDDSPDQLTKQQTKALNDRLGPRPGSHNRMMTGQVLQTIRKYPDTRYADRLLNLIESEAVTSNTATQVFRTAVRCADHQCITELTENIEEMSSDQLGFLLGHLSGMNHPSWLQTATACLQKDIRVQNIALSTLSRQGTPESIQVVVDFLEALRLKIDDADGFDSATQSLFARTLEQLKNVTYPEARRIVNRCHRSSVLKLSDMADNCIDEGTRSYFRSTPYQADFKKIFELRNAGEHEEAIKAISELLEKDPFYTSLYVSRASLYLRTDHPEPAMKDLQIAARQNPEDAVIESISAIAQVRLGNVEQGIAEAEAQFEKIPDLTTQLRRDTIYNTACVYGRASEVAPNTEVQAKYEQRAITLLQDCTNRKGGFDDLEHLLDDPDLKMLHQHPDWQAIVDKVRENEKAKPKP
- a CDS encoding sulfatase family protein, with translation MMINADNSRLLYSVLLSCIALLPCQQVRAANDEPNVVIILVDDMGYGDPGCYNAESKIPTPHIDSIARDGIKFTDAHAPGPLCHLSRYGLLTGRYPFRAKVGAWRDGPTITDQQVTLPAFLKAAGYDTAMVGKWHLGFAENGYDKAMLGGPVHRGFDSFFGIPASTDIPPYFYIRGDRAVAAPSNRIEANNSDGWSPIQGAFWRAGGIAPDLTLKGVLPRFTNEAVDVIAAHGKKDKADRAPLMLYLAYPAPHTPWLPSPEFVGKSGADMYGDFMMMVDHNIGQVLHAIDESGLSDDTLLVFTSDNGPTWYDKDVKRFGHDSSGGLRGMKADAWEAGHRMPFVVRWPGRVQAGSTSDRLISFVDIYATLAAILKQPLPATAAPDSFDFHDALLQKPSADTVARRVLPLQSGTGMMTIRSGDWKLIQGLGSGGFSQPRKIQPQPGGPIGQLFNLKTDLAEKQNVYAESPAVVAELSAVLEQVKTAIGHRLMK
- a CDS encoding UDP-N-acetylmuramoyl-L-alanyl-D-glutamate--2,6-diaminopimelate ligase gives rise to the protein MNSIPVSLQRVLLGSRFLNCADIAARSVTADSRTVLPGDVFVAVAGCRTDGHQHIASAVANGAAAIVVQRPVEGIRVPQCIVPCTAAAFARLCAALTFGDRCPMVSAGITGTNGKTTTSWMLRSILQEAKFQTGLIGTIENSDGVEQQPANMTTPPADRLVQQVGNMLAKRTSHCVIEISSHALTQKRCAGIPLSAAAITNISQDHFDYHGDLQNYRTAKSEIAKLLHPDAPLLLNITDAGCRSVLDAVSEFAPVITFGLDCAEAELGATLLSQTHRSQRICLHLAQGNAEVRLRMIGRHNVENAVAAAGLAEQLGIPLRDIAAGLEAVRTVPGRLERIDEGQPFQVLVDYAHTHDALSRSIATIRDFTPGRIICVFGAGGDRDASKRLMMGQAAAASEVCVVTSDNPRSEDPLQIIHDLMGGLLPGTQAVAEPDRAAAIRQAFELAEPGDVVLLAGKGHETVQEIQERRQPFDDRFVARQLLHELYAPLPEESLHPTYSLIRSA